A segment of the Cardinium endosymbiont of Culicoides punctatus genome:
TAGATCATGGATTACAGCCTAATTCATTTACTGGTGGTGCACTCCATATGGCCATTAGAAATGGTTATATACCTATTCTTAAGATCCTTTTAGCGCACAAAGATATAGATGTAAATCTACTTGCAAGAACAGGGTTATTACCATTACAGAATGGTATAATTGGTTATGAATTTAGACGTGACAGTAATCAACTAAATGTAGTACGTTTACTATTAAGAGATAAGAGAACTGATGTCAATAAAAAAGATGGTACTTTTGAAAAAGATGCTTCACTTGGTCTAGCAGTTGAGTGGGGTCTTACAGACATGGTAGAAATATTATTAGAGCATCCAGCTATAGATCTGGAACCAAAAAACCGTCACGGACGCACCCCACTTGCAGAAGCAGTGCATAATGGTCATGTAGAAATCGTAGCGTTGTTATTAAATCACGGAGCCAATCCAGAAGGTACTACACTAACAAAATGGGGTGCATTTTTGTCAAAATTGGGTTCTCAAAAACACAAAAAAATCAAAGAACTTTTAGAGAAGGCAAGGAAAAATCAGGATAAAACAAAAAAGTTCGAAACTTAATTACTATTTTTTATTTGTTTATCAATATGTATAGTTAAAGAACCTGAATAAGAAAAATTTACAATAGCACCATACACACCAACTAGCGTTGAAATGGTTCCGCTCAATAATAAAAATATTTGTGTGTATTGAACATGTATCCATCCACTAACGAACAAACCAATAACAACAGCTAGTTGTAGTACGAATATATAGATTGGAATAATTTTATTTCTCTGATTTTCTGGCATTACTTTCATCAAATAAGTCCACATTAAGGTATTTTGCAAGCCATTTGCAATACCAAAGATTAATGCAATTACACTCAAGCAAAAGGTAGAATGTAATATACTATTTGCTAATACACAAATCCCCATTACAGATGCTGCTATACATACCCCAAAGGGTTCGCCTTTTTTTGTGAATAAGGAAGTAAATAAAAATGGGCCAATAACTAAACCTAAACTGGTTAAACTTCCTAGTGATCCATAAAAAGCCTTACTTCTATGGAGTATATTCACCACTAAATAAAGTAGGGCTACATTACATGTCGATGTAGCAGATATAGTTACAAAAAGTGGATAGATTATTTTATTCATTTTAGGTAATTGCAAAAAATTGCGCGTATAGACAACCAGGTTATGCACAAAGTAACTACCTTCTCCCGTTTTTTCTTTCTGTTTGGAAGTAGCGCTTAAAACATCCTTATAACTGGGTAAAAGTGCATAAAGCATCGGTATACCTAGTAAAAATATCCCCCCTGTCATACACAAAACTGGTTTAGGGTCAAAATAATTATTCACAAAACCAGCCAATGATGGACTTGCTACATAACCTATATTCCTTATAGAATGCGTAACTTTATTCACCCACTGTAACTGATTTTTTTCAAAAATATTTGCCACAATGATGGCTAATGTAGACCAAAATAAAGCAGCAAATAATCCTAAAAGTAATGATACGATATAAGTAACATAAGAATGTATAAAATAACTGGTTACAATAATAGTGATACCAGATAACAAAAAAATCGCACATAAGAGTGTGAATAATGAAACCCTATCTAAAAGATATATAGAACATGGTGTTGATAGCATGCCTCCAATGAGATAGGCCATCATAATCATAGAAATATCAGACATACGCTCTCCTTTTACTAAAGCAAATGCATAGGTAACAGAAGCAAATTCTTCACCAAAACTTACAATATAAATAAGGATAAAGCTTATAAAGTAAGATGATTTAAATGATTTTAACATGATATTGTAGTAGGTTCTATGGCACCAGTTTGGTATAAAAATTCAAATGTTCTACCTGTAGGACAGAAATACATATAAGTTATGTGCAGGAAACATAAAAAATATATAGATAGAATGCAAGTTTTTTATCACTTTTTATTCAAAAAAGTATCTAATAAAACGTGAGTTCGGGATTAAAAATATATAGAATATAGCTGATTTTGAAATAGTATTTAATAGTTTTAATGCTATCAATTGACATTGATCCAACCAAGAAGAAAAAATCTAAAAATTTTGTCGAAATGTCGGCTATATTACTGTTTTTACGTGTTTTTCATACACTTTTGCTTAAAAGAGGGCATAGTATCGTACTAAGCCTTTGTTAAAAAGTGGTGACTATTATTTGCATATATGCTATTTCTGAATCTATTATAATTATTACTATTTTGACAATCGCTTTGGCTGCTTGTATGATGTATAAAACTGGTAAACTATCCCAAAGTTTTATGACAAGCATTATTTTCTTTACTTTAGTATATTTTCTTATTAAGGAATGGTAGTCAGGATTTTCGCAGAATAGGCAATAATGCTTAATTTTGTGGATATGGTTATTTGTACCTGACATTTTGCTACAAAATTTTTAGATTTTTTCAATGAATAGAAAACAAATTGTTAAAGTAAGGGGCATATTGGAATCAGATGGGAAGATTCTTCTATGCGAACATACAAAAGGGCTATTTTATTTCTTGCCAGGAGGAACGTTAGAAATTGGTGAAAATCTTCACCAATGTCTTGTTCGAGAATTTTTTGAAGAAACTGGACTAATCGTGGTTGTAGCAGATTTTTTAGGTTGTTTAGAGTGTCATTGGGAAGACGATTTAACATCTTATCAAGAGCTTAATATGATTTTTAACGTTGTAACAAAAGACTTAAGTAAACTTATTAACAAAGAATAACACATTAGATTTTCATTTCATGAAATTTCTGCCATTCAAAAAGGAGTATATAAAATACTTCCAAAGTTAATTTCTATTTTTTTATCGCATGTTAATAAGCATAAACCAATTTATTTTTTCGAATCACAAGTTTATTGATGGTTGGTGTGTAAGCGCAAATAGCCCAGTTGATACTACAACGACAAGAAATCAAATTTATTTCCTTTATTAAAAAGGCACATGGGCTAACAAGACGTAAGTCTGGAGAACCTTATTATATACCCATCCTATGGCTGTGGCCAAGATTCTTTTAAAAGTTACCAAAGATCTTGAGGTTATTTTGGCTAGGTTATTGCCAAACTTTAATTCTTTTCAGAAAGTAGCTTTTCTCCTTTGTTAATTGCCTGTTCGATATTACCGACTAAATTGAATGCCATTTCAGGAAGATGGTCTACTTCTCCATCAATGATCATCTTAAATCCCTTTATGGTATCCCCTATAGAAACGTGTTGTCCTTTAATCCCTGTAAATCTTTCTGCAACGTTAAACGGTTGAGATAAGAATCGTTGTACTTTTCTTGCACGGTAAACAGTTAGTGTATCTTCTTCAGATAGCTCATCCATACCTAAAATGGCTATAATATCCTGAAGTTCCTTGTAGCGTTGAAGCATTTTTTTTACCTTTTGAGCTGTTTCATAATGTTCATGGCCCAATAGTTCTGGATTGAGTGCCCTAGAAGATGAATCTAAAGGATCTACTGCAGGATAAATGCCAAGTGCTGCTATTTTTCTAGAAAGTACTGTTGTAGTGTCTAAGTGAGTGAATGTAGTAGCAGGAGCAGGATCTGTTAAGTCATCTGCTGGCACATATACTGCTTGAACAGAGGTAATAGAACCATTTTTTACAGAAGTAATCCTTTCTTGCATGGCACCCATTTCTGTAGCCAGAGTGGGTTGGTAACCTACAGCAGAGGGCATTCTGCCTAGTAAGGCAGAAATTTCTGCACCAGCTTGCGTAAAACGAAAAATATTATCGATAAAAAAGAGTATATCTTTTCCTGCTTCATCTTCTCCACTATCACGAAAATGTTCCGCAATCGAAAGTCCTGTAAGTGCAACTCTTGCCCTTGCTCCAGGAGATTCATTCATCTG
Coding sequences within it:
- the atpD gene encoding F0F1 ATP synthase subunit beta, which codes for MSHIGKIIQVIGPVVDVRFDEETALPNILNALHTTTPSGKKITLECQQHLGEHCIRAIVMESTEGLARGLEVVDSGVPIQVPVGDVVRGRLFNVVGDAIDGIEQPKSDKKLPIHRPAPAFDQLTSTTEILYTGIKVIDLLAPYVKGGKIGLFGGAGVGKTVLIMELIDNIAKSYNGLSVFAGVGERTREGNDLLREMIEAGVINYGEKFMHSMHQGDWDLSSVDYEALKTSQATLVFGQMNESPGARARVALTGLSIAEHFRDSGEDEAGKDILFFIDNIFRFTQAGAEISALLGRMPSAVGYQPTLATEMGAMQERITSVKNGSITSVQAVYVPADDLTDPAPATTFTHLDTTTVLSRKIAALGIYPAVDPLDSSSRALNPELLGHEHYETAQKVKKMLQRYKELQDIIAILGMDELSEEDTLTVYRARKVQRFLSQPFNVAERFTGIKGQHVSIGDTIKGFKMIIDGEVDHLPEMAFNLVGNIEQAINKGEKLLSEKN
- a CDS encoding ankyrin repeat domain-containing protein, which produces MKHNCKIITFTAMVWVTTGISRCTSIAHNRSVKSTSTYNQVGKKQIVSLSKKGIKAIKKGDIRQVKEIFDRYHSKDDKKSIANTEIKLWQDVNDSVYYVQESILYFAIFCRNKAKENDKNKYLEVIAFLLEKGANPNLPRKRVAFNLMDNYPLSIATKVCDVDVVKLLLKYKANINNLDHGLQPNSFTGGALHMAIRNGYIPILKILLAHKDIDVNLLARTGLLPLQNGIIGYEFRRDSNQLNVVRLLLRDKRTDVNKKDGTFEKDASLGLAVEWGLTDMVEILLEHPAIDLEPKNRHGRTPLAEAVHNGHVEIVALLLNHGANPEGTTLTKWGAFLSKLGSQKHKKIKELLEKARKNQDKTKKFET
- a CDS encoding NUDIX domain-containing protein, which produces MNRKQIVKVRGILESDGKILLCEHTKGLFYFLPGGTLEIGENLHQCLVREFFEETGLIVVVADFLGCLECHWEDDLTSYQELNMIFNVVTKDLSKLINKE
- a CDS encoding MFS transporter, which encodes MLKSFKSSYFISFILIYIVSFGEEFASVTYAFALVKGERMSDISMIMMAYLIGGMLSTPCSIYLLDRVSLFTLLCAIFLLSGITIIVTSYFIHSYVTYIVSLLLGLFAALFWSTLAIIVANIFEKNQLQWVNKVTHSIRNIGYVASPSLAGFVNNYFDPKPVLCMTGGIFLLGIPMLYALLPSYKDVLSATSKQKEKTGEGSYFVHNLVVYTRNFLQLPKMNKIIYPLFVTISATSTCNVALLYLVVNILHRSKAFYGSLGSLTSLGLVIGPFLFTSLFTKKGEPFGVCIAASVMGICVLANSILHSTFCLSVIALIFGIANGLQNTLMWTYLMKVMPENQRNKIIPIYIFVLQLAVVIGLFVSGWIHVQYTQIFLLLSGTISTLVGVYGAIVNFSYSGSLTIHIDKQIKNSN